A window from Chrysiogenia bacterium encodes these proteins:
- a CDS encoding DUF2804 domain-containing protein, which produces MKIEVSAPPAARQAGAYQYGRYPGPIADPNVSVPGVMGRMRLKEWHYLSATTDRWFVAFALVQLGYVANIFAYVIDREDPANKREFEALSPGGRGLSFAKSSTEGVTLWDAKGARVRVSSEPGQWRAELDLPLGDERLEGEFFVKPEGESLGLLFELEKDRAAYTHKAAGLPAGGALRLGGRDVDLGNALGASDWTRSAARRTTKWNWAAFSGHAVDGRRVGLNLSADVYDNAAGVSQENVLFVDGKLYALEGVRFEMPKNPSREPWRLRSVGGDWLSLDFTPLGARKQRLNLGVIRSDFIQPYGTFAGTIKVPGEAPIELGNVFGVVEDHLAVW; this is translated from the coding sequence GTGAAGATTGAAGTCAGCGCCCCGCCTGCTGCGCGGCAGGCCGGGGCCTACCAGTACGGCCGCTACCCGGGCCCCATTGCCGATCCCAATGTCAGCGTCCCCGGCGTCATGGGCCGCATGCGGCTCAAGGAATGGCACTACCTCTCGGCGACGACCGACCGCTGGTTCGTCGCCTTTGCCCTCGTGCAACTCGGCTACGTCGCCAATATCTTTGCCTACGTGATCGATCGAGAAGATCCGGCAAACAAGCGCGAGTTCGAGGCCCTCTCTCCGGGGGGCAGGGGTTTGAGCTTTGCAAAGAGTTCCACCGAGGGCGTCACCCTCTGGGATGCCAAGGGGGCGCGGGTGCGTGTCTCTTCGGAGCCCGGGCAGTGGCGCGCCGAGCTCGACCTGCCGCTGGGCGATGAGCGGCTCGAAGGCGAGTTTTTCGTAAAGCCCGAGGGCGAGAGCCTGGGCCTGCTCTTTGAGCTTGAAAAGGACCGCGCCGCCTACACGCACAAGGCCGCGGGCCTCCCCGCGGGCGGCGCGCTCCGGCTCGGCGGGCGCGACGTGGATCTCGGCAACGCACTTGGCGCCAGCGACTGGACCCGCTCGGCCGCGCGCCGCACGACCAAGTGGAACTGGGCGGCCTTTTCCGGCCATGCGGTCGATGGCCGGCGCGTCGGGCTCAACCTCTCGGCCGATGTCTACGACAACGCCGCGGGCGTCTCCCAGGAAAACGTGCTCTTTGTCGACGGGAAGCTCTATGCGCTTGAAGGCGTGCGCTTTGAAATGCCGAAGAATCCCTCGCGCGAGCCCTGGCGCCTGCGCTCGGTGGGCGGCGACTGGCTGAGCCTCGACTTCACGCCGCTGGGCGCGCGCAAGCAGCGCCTGAACCTCGGGGTGATTCGCAGCGATTTCATCCAGCCCTACGGGACCTTCGCCGGAACCATCAAAGTGCCGGGCGAAGCCCCCATCGAACTCGGCAACGTCTTCGGCGTGGTCGAGGACCACCTGGCCGTCTGGTGA